Part of the Thermus sp. LT1-2-5 genome, AGCCCCTTTCGGCGAAGAGGCGTTGGGCCTCGGGGGAGAGGAGGAAGCGCAGGAACTGCCCCGCCAGTTCGGGGTTGCGGCTCCAGGAGGGTAGGGCCACGGGGGTGGGGACCAGGATGGCCCCGTCCCGGGGATAGACCACGGCCAGGGGCGCTCCCTTGGCCACTTCCTGCCGCACGCCGAAATCGGTGGTGATGGCGATCCCGTACTCCCCCCGGGCTAGCTTCTGCTGGAGGACGGGGTTGGACTGCTCGATGCGCATCCCCTGGCGCTCCAGGCTTTCCAGAAAGCCGAACCCGAAGCGGGCCGCCAGGGTTCCCACCGTGGCCAAGGCGGCCCCGGAAAAGTTGGGGTCCGGCATGGCCAGGAGGCCCCGGTACTCGGGTTTGAGCAGATCGCGCCAGGAGGTGGGGGGCGTCTTGACCCTTTGCGTGTTCACCGCCAGGACGTTGTAGAGGAGGCGCACCTCGTAGTAGAGCCCCCCGCCCTGGGCGTATTGGACGGGGTAACCGGGGACCGTGGGGGGAATGCGGCGGAGGAGCCCCTTTTGGGCCAATTCCTTGAGAAATTCCTCGTTGGCGAACCAGAGCAGGTCGGCCTGGGGGTTCCCGGCCTCCAGCTCCGCCCGGATCTTGGCCACCACCTCCCCCGTGCCCGAACGGAAGACCTGGACCCGCACCCCGGGGCGTTGCGCCTGGAAGGCCTCCACCAGGGCGTTCACGTCCGCCAGGACCTCGGAGGTGTAAAGGGTAAGGGTTCCCTGGGCCAGGGCCGCGGCGCCCAGGACCAGGGAGGCGAGGAAGGCTCTCATGCCCCGGAGGCTAACGGGGATGTGTCAGGTAAGCGTCATGGCGACGGGGCTTCCCTAGCGGAGCCGCTCCCCCAGACGCACCAACCAAAGCCGGGAGGGACCCTCCCGCCCGGTGATGGCGAAGTCGTTGTCGTCCGCGATGGCCAGGGTTTGCCCGTCCTCCAGGAGGGCAAGCCCCTCCAGTTTGTCGGTGTCGAACTCCTTGAGGCGCCACGTTTCCAGAAGTAGCCGCCGCTCGGGAAGCCTTATGCCCAAGGCGGCGTAGTCCACCCCTGCCTTGTCCAGCTCTGGGCTTTCCCCGTCGGGCCGCTCCAGGAGGTTGGTGGCCTGGGCAAAGTCCACCAGGTAGACCCGAGCGCCCCCTTCCCCCCGTTCCAGGAGGAGGATGGTCTGGTCCCGGACGAAGGCGGCGGCGCTGTACTTCAGGTCCCGGGGGCGGTTGGGCTTGGGGTACTCCTTGGGGTCGGAGAAGGGGACCAGGTAGAGCCCTGTGACCTTGGCCCGCAGGGGCTCCGACACGTCCAGCCGCACCGCCCGGGCCACCAGGCTCCGGTCAAAGGCGGGGTCGGCGGTGGGGCCAATGGGGCTTTGTAGGATCAGCCAGGCGGTGGTGCCGTCCTGGGAGAGGGCCAGGTTTTCCAGGCCCCGGTTGGCCCGGCGCTGGCGCAGGATGGACGGCAAGATGTCCTGGACGGCGTAGCTCGCCGCGGGCCGGACTCCCCGTGGGGTGTAGCGGACCAGCACCCGGCCCGAGGGAACGGCGTAGAGGAGGGAGGGGGAGTTTTCCTCCACCATCCAAAAGCCCCCCGAGGGCGTCACCGCCACGTCTTCCACATCCACCCCATCTGGGTCGAGGGGCAGGCGGACCTGGCAACGGGAGTCCACGAAGGGCACGTCCTCCCCGGGGAGGTTGGGCAGGCCGGATAGGGGCGCACCCCTTGGGTTGCGCAGGGGAAGGGCGCGCTCAAGCCGGATCTCCTGGCCCTCCAGGCGGAAGAAGACCACGGTGGGGCTGAAGC contains:
- a CDS encoding ABC transporter substrate-binding protein, encoding MRAFLASLVLGAAALAQGTLTLYTSEVLADVNALVEAFQAQRPGVRVQVFRSGTGEVVAKIRAELEAGNPQADLLWFANEEFLKELAQKGLLRRIPPTVPGYPVQYAQGGGLYYEVRLLYNVLAVNTQRVKTPPTSWRDLLKPEYRGLLAMPDPNFSGAALATVGTLAARFGFGFLESLERQGMRIEQSNPVLQQKLARGEYGIAITTDFGVRQEVAKGAPLAVVYPRDGAILVPTPVALPSWSRNPELAGQFLRFLLSPEAQRLFAERGYYPVMPQSPKPKGAPEKVVGVRATFADSKTLERFNALFGLRR
- a CDS encoding esterase-like activity of phytase family protein, whose product is MRKLLAPQILLAGLALAQGTSVTGVYTLPPTPIQVLNPHLSQEEVEAASRKGWPVSDRPGLGSGLFYLGGGRFVGVTDRGPNGDCPGGKFFPLPRFSPTVVFFRLEGQEIRLERALPLRNPRGAPLSGLPNLPGEDVPFVDSRCQVRLPLDPDGVDVEDVAVTPSGGFWMVEENSPSLLYAVPSGRVLVRYTPRGVRPAASYAVQDILPSILRQRRANRGLENLALSQDGTTAWLILQSPIGPTADPAFDRSLVARAVRLDVSEPLRAKVTGLYLVPFSDPKEYPKPNRPRDLKYSAAAFVRDQTILLLERGEGGARVYLVDFAQATNLLERPDGESPELDKAGVDYAALGIRLPERRLLLETWRLKEFDTDKLEGLALLEDGQTLAIADDNDFAITGREGPSRLWLVRLGERLR